In Chitinophagales bacterium, the sequence GATCCTTTGTATCAGTTTGTTCTTGACTGCGTTCATCACCGTCCCGTATTCCTTTCCCTCGTCCATCTTTCGTTGGTAGTAGCCCTTCAGCTGCTTGTCGTACTGGATGGCCACCTGTGCCCCATTGGATAGCAGGGACTTGATGAACTTGTTGCCAAATGGGTGCACCTTGTCCTTACCCTTCCTGGTAGTTCCCGATTGGTTGGGGTACGGGGCAATACTGAGGTAGCTTGCCATTTTGCGGGCATTGCCGAATCGCCCGTAGTTGGAGCTAAAGGCGATAATGGAGGCCGATATGATGGGGCCGACACCAATGACCGAACGCCCCAGTTGATCATTTTTTTGCATCTTTTTGTTTCGACTGACTGTTTCCTGGATACATTTCTCGACTTCAGTTATCTGCTGTTTATACAGTTCAACCAGTTTCCCGT encodes:
- a CDS encoding transposase, producing the protein TYAYQRRDEIQADVPDNGDCTKLRKLLSRRAFLVSKKKATINSLANQKPDLDSDMYALFEEQNGKLVELYKQQITEVEKCIQETVSRNKKMQKNDQLGRSVIGVGPIISASIIAFSSNYGRFGNARKMASYLSIAPYPNQSGTTRKGKDKVHPFGNKFIKSLLSNGAQVAIQYDKQLKGYYQRKMDEGKEYGTVMNAVKNKLIQRIFAVIKRRTPYVPLASYA